The Hyphococcus flavus genome contains a region encoding:
- a CDS encoding efflux RND transporter permease subunit, whose translation MISQIIRGSIENRFLIIIGALFLAVAGVISLRSTPLDAIPDLSDVQVIIKTSYPGQAPQVVEDQVTYPLATAMLAVPGAKTVRGYSFFNDSYVYIIFEDGTDLYWARSRVLEYLSQVAPQLPEAAKPALGPDATGVGWVYQYALVDETGRHNLADLRSLQDWFLKYELQTIEGVSEVAAIGGMVKQYQVVVDPNRLRSFGIPLAEARRAIERGNMESGGRVVEMAEAEYIVRAGGYVESIEDLERIPLRVNEAGTPILLRDVAEVRLGPELRRGVGELNGEGEAVGGVIIMRAGGNAEATIKRVKKKLETLKASLPEGVELVTTYDRSKLIERAVETLQGKLLEEFLIVALVCALFLYHLRSALVVVVSLPLGVLAAFIVMNAQGITANIMSLGGIAIAIGAMVDATIVMIENVHKKLEENSDVKGSGRWRLIADACVEVGPPLFFSLLIITLSFTPIFALQAQEGRLFSPLAFTKTYAMAAATILSVTLVPVLIGLLVRGRIAPEHKNPVNLLLMRGYRPIIGLALRRPWATIGAAALLMASMAIPASLIGGEFMPDLDEGDLLYMPSAYPGISAGKVAQVVQQTNKLIKTVPEVETVYGKAGRAETATDPAPLPMIETTIQLKPRDEWRPGVTMDSLKAELNSLVDVPSLTNVWIMPIKNRLDMLATGIKTPVGVKVAGPDLNVIAEVGRDIENVLQGVDGTASVYAERVTGGRFIDVDINREAAARFGLNIADVQDIVRTAIGGMTIGQSVEGLERYPINLRYPRDVRDSPARLRELPIVTASGAEIPLGRIADIRINEGPAIIRSENARLNGWIYVDIAGRDIGSYVEEARNVVAENVDLPAGYSISWSGQYEYMQRAKERFAYVGPGMLLIIMLLLFLNFRNVADVLIILGTLPFALVGGLWLMFLLGFNMSVAVAVGFIALAGVAVEIGVLMIMYLKQEVAAANATAREEGAPLDEAHFADAIAKGALRRLRPIMMTFAVIFAGLLPIMYGHGAGGEVMRRIAAPMIGGIVSTTVLALVVIPAVYFLWNRRALQPVEQIDSIGPKLAPAE comes from the coding sequence ATGATCTCCCAAATCATCCGCGGTTCGATAGAAAACCGTTTCCTGATTATTATCGGGGCGCTGTTTCTCGCGGTCGCCGGCGTCATTTCGTTGCGTTCCACGCCGCTCGACGCGATCCCCGATCTCTCCGACGTCCAGGTCATCATCAAGACCAGCTATCCTGGACAGGCGCCGCAGGTCGTCGAGGATCAAGTCACCTATCCGCTGGCGACGGCGATGCTCGCCGTGCCTGGCGCGAAAACCGTGCGCGGCTATTCCTTCTTCAACGACTCATACGTCTACATCATCTTCGAGGACGGAACCGATCTGTACTGGGCGCGCTCGCGCGTTCTCGAATATTTAAGCCAGGTCGCGCCGCAACTGCCGGAAGCGGCAAAACCGGCGCTCGGCCCCGATGCGACCGGCGTCGGCTGGGTCTATCAATACGCGCTCGTTGATGAAACGGGCCGGCACAATCTTGCGGACCTACGCTCATTGCAGGACTGGTTCCTGAAATATGAGCTTCAGACCATCGAAGGCGTCTCGGAAGTCGCCGCCATCGGCGGCATGGTCAAGCAGTATCAGGTGGTCGTCGATCCCAATCGGTTGCGGTCTTTCGGCATCCCGCTGGCCGAGGCCCGCCGCGCCATTGAACGCGGCAATATGGAATCGGGCGGGCGCGTCGTCGAAATGGCGGAGGCCGAATATATTGTCCGCGCCGGCGGCTATGTCGAGTCTATCGAAGACCTCGAACGCATTCCGCTGCGTGTGAACGAGGCGGGTACGCCAATCCTGCTCCGCGATGTAGCGGAAGTGAGGCTCGGTCCGGAGCTGCGCCGCGGCGTCGGCGAACTCAATGGCGAAGGCGAGGCGGTCGGCGGCGTCATCATCATGCGCGCCGGTGGCAACGCCGAAGCGACGATCAAGCGCGTCAAGAAAAAGCTCGAAACCCTGAAGGCGAGTCTGCCGGAAGGCGTCGAACTGGTCACAACCTATGACCGCTCAAAACTGATCGAACGCGCCGTCGAAACGCTGCAAGGGAAACTGCTTGAAGAATTCCTCATCGTCGCGCTGGTCTGCGCGCTGTTTCTTTACCATTTGCGATCCGCGCTCGTGGTTGTCGTCAGCCTGCCCTTGGGAGTGCTCGCAGCGTTTATCGTCATGAACGCGCAGGGCATCACCGCCAACATCATGTCGCTCGGCGGCATCGCCATCGCCATCGGCGCCATGGTCGATGCGACCATTGTGATGATCGAGAATGTACATAAGAAGCTGGAAGAAAATAGCGATGTGAAGGGTTCCGGCCGCTGGCGGTTGATCGCCGATGCTTGCGTCGAAGTCGGACCGCCGCTCTTCTTCTCTCTCCTGATTATCACGCTGAGCTTTACGCCGATCTTCGCGCTGCAAGCGCAGGAGGGACGGTTGTTCTCGCCGCTCGCTTTTACCAAAACTTACGCCATGGCGGCGGCGACGATCCTGTCAGTGACCCTCGTACCGGTGCTGATCGGGTTGCTGGTCCGTGGCCGCATCGCCCCGGAGCATAAAAACCCGGTCAATCTTCTGCTCATGCGTGGATATCGGCCAATTATCGGGCTGGCGCTGCGCCGCCCCTGGGCGACCATCGGCGCCGCCGCCTTGTTGATGGCGAGCATGGCGATCCCCGCAAGTCTTATTGGCGGCGAGTTCATGCCTGATCTCGATGAAGGCGATCTGCTGTATATGCCGAGCGCCTATCCGGGCATCTCCGCTGGAAAGGTCGCCCAGGTCGTTCAGCAGACGAACAAGTTGATCAAGACCGTTCCGGAAGTCGAGACCGTTTACGGCAAGGCGGGCAGGGCGGAGACCGCAACCGACCCTGCGCCTTTACCAATGATCGAAACGACGATCCAGTTGAAACCGCGCGACGAATGGCGTCCCGGCGTCACCATGGACTCGCTCAAGGCCGAATTGAATTCGCTCGTCGATGTGCCGAGCCTCACCAATGTCTGGATTATGCCGATCAAGAACCGGCTCGACATGCTGGCGACCGGGATCAAGACGCCGGTCGGCGTCAAGGTCGCCGGACCCGATCTCAACGTCATCGCAGAGGTTGGCCGCGACATCGAGAACGTCCTGCAGGGCGTCGATGGCACGGCGTCAGTATACGCAGAACGCGTGACCGGCGGGCGGTTCATCGATGTTGATATCAATCGCGAAGCGGCGGCGCGCTTCGGTCTCAATATCGCCGATGTCCAGGATATCGTGCGCACCGCGATCGGCGGCATGACGATCGGGCAGAGCGTCGAAGGTCTTGAACGCTATCCGATCAATCTCAGATATCCGCGCGATGTGCGCGATTCGCCAGCGCGTCTGCGCGAATTGCCAATCGTCACAGCGTCGGGCGCGGAGATTCCGCTCGGTCGCATCGCCGACATCCGCATCAATGAAGGACCGGCGATCATCCGCAGCGAGAATGCGCGGCTTAACGGCTGGATCTATGTGGACATCGCCGGGCGGGACATCGGCTCCTATGTCGAGGAGGCCCGGAATGTGGTTGCTGAAAACGTGGACTTGCCGGCGGGCTATTCCATCTCCTGGTCCGGACAGTACGAATATATGCAGCGCGCCAAGGAACGCTTCGCCTATGTCGGGCCCGGCATGCTGCTGATCATCATGCTGCTCTTGTTCTTGAACTTCAGGAACGTCGCGGACGTCCTGATTATTTTGGGCACATTGCCATTCGCGCTCGTTGGCGGGCTATGGCTCATGTTCTTGCTTGGTTTCAACATGTCCGTCGCCGTCGCCGTCGGGTTTATCGCGCTCGCCGGCGTCGCCGTCGAAATCGGCGTGTTGATGATCATGTATCTGAAGCAGGAAGTCGCGGCGGCGAATGCGACGGCGCGCGAGGAAGGCGCGCCGCTTGATGAAGCGCATTTCGCTGACGCTATCGCCAAGGGCGCGCTGCGGCGTTTGCGGCCCATCATGATGACATTTGCGGTCATCTTCGCAGGCCTCCTGCCGATCATGTACGGCCACGGCGCCGGCGGGGAAGTCATGCGCCGCATTGCTGCCCCGATGATCGGCGGCATCGTCAGCACAACGGTGCTCGCCCTTGTCGTCATCCCGGCGGTTTACTTCCTGTGGAACCGGCGGGCGTTGCAGCCCGTTGAACAGATTGACTCTATCGGGCCGAAACTGGCGCCGGCAGAGTAA
- a CDS encoding cation transporter: MAGCACEDNQIDADRFDGRSPAYKRALIAVIAINAAMFLVEMSAGYLGSSQALKADALDFAGDTATYALSLAVIGAALRTRATAALIKGASLGLMALFVLTTTVASAFSDASPVAPMMSGIGFAALAANVASVFILLRWRDGDSNVRSVWLCSRNDAIGNVAVIAAGAAVWGTGSFWPDLIVAALLASLFARSACSIIAQSMKERRASLNFAEGRV, from the coding sequence ATGGCCGGATGCGCCTGTGAGGACAATCAAATTGACGCCGATCGATTCGACGGCCGGTCGCCCGCCTATAAGCGGGCGCTGATCGCGGTGATCGCCATCAACGCCGCAATGTTTCTGGTTGAAATGTCGGCTGGCTATCTTGGGAGTTCACAGGCGCTGAAAGCCGACGCCCTGGACTTTGCCGGCGATACCGCGACATACGCCTTGAGCCTCGCTGTGATCGGCGCGGCGCTGCGCACGCGCGCAACGGCGGCGCTGATAAAAGGCGCCAGTCTTGGCTTGATGGCGCTGTTTGTCCTGACCACCACGGTTGCGAGCGCGTTCAGCGACGCCTCTCCTGTTGCGCCCATGATGAGTGGCATCGGCTTTGCTGCGCTCGCCGCCAATGTTGCAAGCGTTTTCATTCTCCTTCGCTGGCGGGACGGCGACTCAAATGTCCGCTCCGTCTGGCTGTGCTCGCGCAATGACGCCATCGGCAATGTCGCCGTGATTGCCGCCGGCGCGGCGGTGTGGGGTACGGGATCGTTCTGGCCCGATTTGATTGTGGCGGCATTGCTTGCGAGCTTGTTCGCAAGATCAGCTTGCTCGATCATTGCGCAGTCGATGAAAGAACGCCGCGCGTCGCTGAATTTCGCCGAGGGGCGTGTTTGA
- a CDS encoding efflux RND transporter periplasmic adaptor subunit: protein MTKFRMIIILLLVIGASGAFFLLRQGGGHSSMDMAEGGERKIAYWVAPMDPNYRRDEPGKSPMGMDLIPVYEGEENGSGEPSLKINAAVVQNIGVKTADVVREDMARDINTVGSIMIDEEARSDIHVRAEGWIEKLHVEAVGEKVDAGDVLFELYAPALVAAQSEFIQALKIGRTPLIEAASERLTALGMSADQIAELKRTQKQMRLVAVKAPQAGVVTMLNARNGMYLKPSDMAMRLADLKNVWIIADVFDTEAAWVSAGDRAVMTLPAFPGETWEGEVDYVYPTAEMMTRTVQVRLRFPNPGDRLRPNMFANVTIGAEPKQDVLTILQSAVIRSSRGDRVILALGEGRFRPAEVRTGMESGGKVEVLAGLAQGERIVVESQFLIDSEASLDSGLLRMATPDEKDNAPMDMDGMSMSDMNMPADDMKTSEAVGAEGRVVSVDMSSKNVTIDHKPVPEIGWPSMVMAFKASPKIDLMSVKPGEPVRFAFRETETGYELDMLEPMPEDAETGDEQ, encoded by the coding sequence ATGACAAAATTTCGCATGATCATTATTTTATTGCTGGTAATTGGAGCATCAGGTGCATTCTTCCTGTTGCGACAAGGCGGCGGCCATTCCTCTATGGACATGGCGGAAGGCGGGGAACGCAAGATCGCCTATTGGGTCGCGCCGATGGACCCCAATTATCGACGCGATGAACCCGGCAAGTCGCCGATGGGGATGGATCTTATTCCTGTCTATGAAGGCGAAGAAAACGGCAGCGGAGAACCGTCGCTGAAAATAAACGCCGCGGTCGTTCAGAATATCGGCGTCAAGACCGCGGATGTCGTGCGCGAGGATATGGCGCGCGACATCAATACGGTCGGCTCGATCATGATCGACGAGGAAGCGCGATCGGACATTCACGTTCGCGCCGAAGGATGGATTGAAAAACTGCACGTTGAAGCGGTCGGTGAGAAAGTCGATGCCGGCGATGTTCTGTTCGAACTCTATGCGCCGGCATTGGTTGCAGCACAGTCGGAATTCATCCAGGCGCTGAAAATCGGGCGTACGCCGTTGATTGAGGCGGCGAGCGAGCGGCTGACTGCGCTCGGCATGAGCGCCGATCAGATTGCGGAGTTAAAGCGCACTCAGAAGCAAATGCGTCTTGTCGCAGTGAAGGCGCCGCAAGCAGGCGTCGTCACCATGCTGAACGCCCGCAACGGCATGTATCTGAAGCCCAGCGATATGGCCATGCGGCTCGCCGATCTTAAGAATGTCTGGATCATCGCTGACGTGTTCGACACGGAGGCCGCCTGGGTTTCGGCCGGCGATCGCGCGGTCATGACTTTGCCCGCGTTTCCCGGCGAAACATGGGAGGGCGAAGTCGACTATGTTTATCCCACCGCCGAAATGATGACGCGCACGGTGCAGGTTCGATTGCGGTTTCCCAATCCCGGCGACCGCTTGCGGCCGAATATGTTCGCCAATGTGACAATCGGCGCCGAGCCCAAGCAGGACGTCCTGACGATCCTGCAATCGGCGGTCATCCGGTCGAGCAGGGGCGATCGCGTCATCCTCGCGTTGGGCGAGGGACGCTTCCGCCCGGCGGAAGTCAGAACCGGCATGGAGAGCGGCGGCAAGGTCGAGGTGCTCGCGGGACTCGCGCAAGGCGAGCGCATTGTCGTGGAAAGCCAGTTCCTGATCGATTCCGAAGCGAGCCTCGATTCCGGATTGCTACGCATGGCGACGCCCGACGAAAAAGACAACGCGCCGATGGATATGGACGGGATGTCCATGTCGGACATGAATATGCCGGCAGATGACATGAAGACGAGTGAGGCTGTCGGCGCCGAGGGGCGCGTCGTTTCAGTCGATATGAGCAGTAAAAATGTCACGATCGATCATAAGCCTGTCCCCGAAATCGGCTGGCCGTCGATGGTGATGGCGTTCAAGGCCTCGCCAAAAATCGACTTGATGAGCGTCAAACCCGGCGAACCGGTGCGATTTGCATTTCGCGAGACCGAGACCGGCTATGAACTCGACATGCTCGAACCGATGCCGGAAGACGCCGAGACGGGAGACGAACAATGA
- a CDS encoding TolC family protein — MTIRICGLALAAFAAWGLGAASAQESAAEPGPTLGQFLEDAARNHPRLEEARAELDAAEARGRANSRPLYNPEFEGEFSDSEDDADDSRSIGLSKAFDITNKRATRAKGARSAVDAASFAYEAEKRALFAELLTALADYQARKRLSDLAAERADVAREFSSIADRRAEAGDLSKSERLAARLSFSQAIAEQTTARSEFSEARQALTALVGEVMPAWPVLPDPPAAAPPLDMTLVRRLPELRAAEARADALSAEIRFAKKARIPDPTIGAAYGREGDADFAGVRLSVPIPVFASGQAEVDEARAERIAAEQAIRNQLRNAEARLVEASGRFAVAAGTWRAWMRDGSDVLGEQRRVLDQLWRSGDITAVEYLVQLDQTYSAERAGIELQGSLWRAWIDWLDASGTLNEWMETL, encoded by the coding sequence ATGACCATCAGAATATGCGGGCTCGCGCTCGCCGCTTTTGCGGCGTGGGGGCTCGGCGCTGCGTCCGCGCAGGAGAGCGCCGCTGAGCCTGGCCCGACGCTAGGACAATTTCTTGAAGACGCCGCGCGCAATCATCCAAGGCTCGAAGAAGCGCGCGCCGAACTCGATGCGGCGGAAGCGCGCGGGCGCGCCAATTCGCGGCCGCTCTACAATCCGGAATTCGAGGGCGAGTTCTCGGACAGCGAAGACGATGCGGATGACAGTCGCTCTATCGGTCTGTCGAAAGCCTTCGACATCACCAATAAGCGCGCCACTCGGGCGAAGGGCGCGCGCAGCGCCGTCGACGCCGCAAGTTTTGCCTATGAAGCGGAAAAGCGTGCGTTATTCGCCGAACTCCTGACCGCGCTGGCGGATTACCAGGCGAGGAAACGCCTTTCCGATCTGGCGGCCGAGCGCGCCGACGTCGCGCGCGAGTTTTCTTCGATTGCGGACCGCCGCGCAGAGGCCGGCGACTTATCAAAATCGGAGCGTCTTGCTGCGCGCTTGAGCTTTTCCCAGGCGATCGCGGAGCAAACGACCGCCCGAAGCGAGTTCTCCGAAGCGCGACAAGCTTTGACAGCGCTTGTGGGCGAAGTCATGCCGGCTTGGCCGGTGCTACCTGACCCGCCGGCGGCCGCGCCGCCGCTCGATATGACGCTGGTCCGCCGCTTGCCGGAATTGCGCGCGGCGGAAGCGCGCGCCGACGCGCTGTCGGCCGAAATCCGGTTTGCGAAAAAAGCACGCATTCCCGATCCGACCATCGGCGCCGCCTATGGACGCGAAGGAGACGCCGATTTCGCCGGCGTCCGATTGTCCGTACCCATTCCGGTTTTTGCGTCCGGACAGGCCGAAGTCGATGAGGCGCGCGCCGAACGCATCGCCGCCGAGCAAGCGATCCGCAATCAGCTACGCAACGCCGAAGCGCGGCTCGTCGAAGCCAGCGGACGCTTCGCCGTCGCGGCGGGGACGTGGCGCGCGTGGATGCGCGACGGGTCGGATGTGCTCGGTGAGCAACGCCGCGTGCTCGATCAACTATGGCGGTCGGGCGACATCACTGCGGTCGAATATCTCGTGCAGCTCGATCAAACCTACAGCGCGGAACGCGCAGGAATTGAACTTCAAGGGTCTTTATGGCGCGCCTGGATCGATTGGCTCGATGCGTCAGGGACGCTCAATGAATGGATGGAGACTCTGTGA
- a CDS encoding TolC family protein — MLKIISAMAAAIAGLALANANAAGQPLELSEAVEIAVTAEDPAYARFEARAAAQEDRAVSDSQLPDPTLRTALANVPIDTFAFGQEPMTQAQVGLRQEIPRGSTLRLNREKREGEAEIERMRREATVRNVALSVRIAWLDKFHAANAQALVADSRNAVSELVDALSASFAQGKLTSQDVLRAELELSLLDDKLAELQQQRATAEAELSRFIGANASRPSPDNLPAFISPGTVDDIEARLVRHPIVRVRDAMIGVEETDVELAKQDYKPAWAIEGGYGARGADRPDFASVGVSLTIPLFTGKRQDRALSAARKDKSAAELDRATTLLDLRRDLVRAYADWTQLDRRVALYDDAVIKRANETADASVSAYGGGLTDFPELIRSQLAELDAELKRLELRVERAKAWARLSYLAGDDQ, encoded by the coding sequence ATGCTAAAGATTATTAGCGCGATGGCTGCGGCTATCGCTGGACTGGCATTGGCGAATGCAAACGCCGCCGGTCAACCGCTGGAATTGAGCGAAGCGGTTGAGATCGCCGTCACCGCCGAAGACCCGGCCTACGCTCGGTTCGAAGCGCGCGCCGCGGCGCAGGAAGATCGCGCCGTTTCAGACTCACAATTGCCGGACCCGACTTTGCGGACTGCGCTCGCAAATGTACCAATCGATACATTCGCATTCGGCCAGGAGCCGATGACGCAAGCGCAGGTGGGATTGCGTCAGGAAATACCGCGAGGGAGCACCTTGCGGCTCAACCGCGAAAAGCGCGAGGGCGAGGCAGAAATCGAACGCATGCGCCGCGAGGCGACGGTTCGCAATGTCGCGCTCTCAGTGCGGATTGCATGGCTGGACAAATTTCATGCAGCCAACGCGCAGGCCCTTGTTGCGGACAGCCGCAATGCGGTCAGTGAGCTCGTTGATGCGTTAAGCGCATCGTTTGCGCAGGGCAAGCTGACAAGTCAGGACGTGCTGCGCGCCGAACTTGAGCTGTCGCTCCTGGACGACAAACTCGCCGAATTGCAACAACAACGCGCAACGGCCGAAGCAGAGCTTTCGCGATTTATCGGCGCGAACGCCTCGCGGCCTTCGCCGGATAATTTACCGGCGTTCATATCGCCCGGAACCGTAGATGACATAGAAGCTCGTCTCGTTCGTCATCCAATTGTTCGGGTAAGAGACGCCATGATCGGCGTCGAAGAAACGGATGTTGAACTCGCAAAGCAAGACTACAAACCGGCTTGGGCGATCGAAGGCGGGTACGGCGCGCGCGGCGCCGACCGGCCCGATTTCGCCAGTGTCGGCGTAAGCCTGACGATCCCGTTATTCACAGGCAAGCGTCAGGATCGCGCCTTGTCGGCGGCCCGGAAAGACAAGTCCGCCGCTGAACTCGATCGCGCGACGACATTGCTCGATCTGAGGCGCGATCTTGTTCGCGCCTACGCCGACTGGACGCAGCTGGACCGGCGCGTCGCTCTATATGATGACGCCGTCATCAAGCGCGCCAATGAAACCGCCGACGCTTCCGTTTCCGCTTATGGCGGCGGACTTACAGACTTTCCCGAACTTATCCGCAGCCAACTCGCCGAACTCGATGCGGAACTGAAACGCCTCGAATTGCGCGTCGAACGCGCCAAGGCGTGGGCGCGGCTTTCCTATCTCGCAGGAGACGACCAATGA
- a CDS encoding efflux RND transporter periplasmic adaptor subunit: protein MRNFRKLNSGLGLAIIALGALTVAGCGASDAEQKSASAEQSEEGHGEEGGGHIEMTAAERSAKGIKSIALGKRQLTGEFIAPGEVTANRYRTAQVAPRISAQIVERHIVRGEKVEEGAPLVTLSSVEMAEAQGALIINDKEWRRVRNLGRDVVSEKRYVEADVARQQAHAKLLSFGMAEQEVAAFRNTGDASKATGRFVLFAPQSGTVVRDDFTLGEFVDPGRVLVEISDESTVWVEARLTAEQAQRIAIGASARVRSSAGHWEEGEVIQLQHALDETTRTLMARVEISNEDDDFHAGQFVDAAIAAGGGDETLALPESAVVLMDGAPTVFRIEGDEIEPVSVETGTASGGWIEIASGVSAGDEIVTEQTFLLKSLIQKTKMGEGHGH from the coding sequence ATGCGTAACTTTCGGAAACTGAATTCTGGCCTTGGACTGGCGATCATCGCCCTCGGGGCGCTGACAGTCGCAGGCTGCGGCGCATCGGATGCTGAACAAAAATCAGCGTCAGCCGAGCAGTCGGAAGAGGGCCACGGCGAAGAAGGCGGCGGTCATATCGAAATGACGGCGGCGGAACGCAGCGCCAAGGGGATCAAATCCATTGCGCTCGGCAAACGGCAACTGACCGGTGAGTTCATTGCGCCGGGCGAGGTGACGGCGAACCGCTACAGGACGGCGCAGGTCGCGCCGCGCATCAGCGCGCAGATTGTTGAGCGACATATCGTGCGCGGCGAGAAAGTCGAGGAAGGCGCGCCGCTGGTCACGCTCTCCAGCGTCGAAATGGCCGAAGCGCAAGGCGCGCTCATCATCAACGACAAAGAATGGCGCCGCGTCCGAAATCTCGGCCGGGACGTCGTTTCTGAAAAACGTTACGTTGAGGCGGACGTCGCGCGCCAGCAGGCCCATGCCAAACTCCTCTCATTCGGCATGGCTGAACAGGAAGTCGCCGCGTTTCGGAATACCGGCGACGCCAGCAAGGCGACGGGTCGCTTCGTTCTGTTCGCTCCGCAGTCCGGCACGGTCGTCCGCGACGATTTCACCCTGGGAGAGTTTGTCGATCCGGGGAGAGTGCTGGTCGAAATCAGCGACGAATCGACGGTCTGGGTTGAAGCGCGACTGACCGCCGAACAGGCGCAACGCATCGCTATTGGCGCATCCGCGCGCGTTAGGTCCAGCGCGGGACACTGGGAAGAAGGCGAGGTCATTCAGCTCCAGCACGCGCTTGATGAAACGACGCGCACGTTGATGGCTCGCGTCGAGATCAGCAATGAAGACGATGATTTTCACGCCGGTCAATTCGTCGATGCAGCAATCGCCGCCGGCGGCGGCGATGAAACGCTGGCGCTGCCGGAAAGCGCGGTCGTCCTGATGGACGGCGCGCCGACCGTCTTCCGCATCGAAGGCGATGAGATCGAACCCGTCAGTGTTGAAACCGGGACCGCCAGCGGCGGATGGATCGAAATCGCGTCTGGCGTCTCGGCAGGCGATGAGATCGTCACTGAACAAACCTTTCTCCTCAAATCGCTCATTCAAAAGACGAAAATGGGCGAAGGTCACGGGCATTAG
- a CDS encoding MerR family transcriptional regulator, with the protein MPKSEKSPVTIGRLAKASDVKVTTIRYYESIGLIDPPDRSEGGQRIYDAKAIERMRFIRHARDLGFPLEAIRELIALSRNENRSCADVDEIARRHAEDVRQRIKRLKSLERELNRMIKECSVDKISDCRVIEILSNHALCATEHRN; encoded by the coding sequence ATGCCGAAATCCGAAAAAAGTCCCGTGACTATAGGCCGGCTGGCAAAAGCCTCGGACGTCAAGGTCACGACGATCCGCTATTATGAGAGCATCGGCCTTATCGATCCGCCGGATCGGTCCGAAGGCGGCCAGCGAATATACGACGCCAAAGCCATTGAGAGAATGCGGTTCATTCGTCATGCCCGCGATCTTGGCTTTCCGTTGGAGGCGATCCGTGAGCTGATCGCCCTCTCCAGAAATGAGAACCGGTCTTGCGCGGACGTTGATGAAATCGCACGCCGTCACGCCGAAGATGTCAGACAACGCATCAAGCGATTGAAATCGCTCGAACGCGAGCTCAATCGGATGATCAAGGAATGCAGCGTCGACAAAATTTCAGACTGCCGCGTGATTGAAATTCTCTCCAATCACGCGCTCTGCGCAACAGAACATCGGAATTAG
- a CDS encoding copper-binding protein: protein MKSMKLSTIAVGAAIALISVPALSQSGGMKMDGMDGMSCCSDMASGFGTVNSVDLKAKKVNLSHDPIKKIGWGKMTMDFAVSDMVALQKFEEGDNVHFMLTKNDDGGYDVSLMMPIAGEPEEFKAAMKSMMGSRMMCDRMNMGDGMMDGMGQGSEKDKN from the coding sequence ATGAAATCTATGAAACTCTCCACGATCGCCGTTGGCGCCGCTATCGCGCTAATTTCCGTTCCGGCGCTTAGCCAAAGCGGCGGCATGAAAATGGATGGTATGGACGGCATGTCCTGCTGCAGCGACATGGCGTCCGGGTTCGGCACGGTCAACTCCGTCGACTTGAAAGCGAAAAAAGTCAATCTCTCGCATGACCCCATCAAAAAAATCGGATGGGGCAAGATGACGATGGATTTCGCTGTCAGCGATATGGTCGCGCTGCAGAAATTTGAAGAGGGCGACAATGTTCATTTCATGCTGACGAAGAACGATGACGGCGGCTACGACGTATCCCTGATGATGCCAATCGCCGGCGAGCCGGAGGAATTCAAGGCCGCGATGAAATCGATGATGGGCAGCCGCATGATGTGCGACAGAATGAACATGGGCGATGGCATGATGGACGGCATGGGGCAAGGGTCGGAGAAGGATAAAAATTGA
- a CDS encoding methyltransferase family protein, whose amino-acid sequence MVRVLLILAAVNAALSIPMAMLVKRDFLKRGRVSIPLAVWTGAAMHGNALLLLAIAWFDRGSLGAPGILTSAAGGFLAIAGAALIYLGRNAYADFSRVYGLKEDELIDRGVYRWSRNPQYVGYALFLGGVSLAALSVWASVLTLSFALFIHCYIVSVEEPHLRAAFGKAYESYLRRTARYFRSPSGRRNDVNEKL is encoded by the coding sequence ATGGTACGGGTGTTACTCATTTTGGCGGCGGTCAATGCTGCGCTTTCCATTCCGATGGCGATGCTGGTTAAACGGGACTTTTTGAAACGCGGTCGCGTCAGCATACCGTTGGCAGTCTGGACCGGCGCCGCCATGCACGGCAATGCTTTGTTGCTGCTTGCAATCGCGTGGTTCGATCGGGGTTCGCTTGGCGCCCCAGGCATTCTTACGAGCGCCGCTGGCGGATTTCTTGCGATTGCTGGGGCTGCGCTGATTTATCTGGGCCGGAACGCCTATGCGGATTTTTCGAGAGTCTATGGCCTCAAGGAAGACGAACTTATTGACCGGGGCGTTTACCGTTGGTCGCGCAACCCGCAATATGTCGGATACGCCTTGTTCCTGGGTGGAGTGTCATTGGCCGCGCTTTCGGTTTGGGCGTCCGTGCTCACCCTATCATTCGCGCTCTTCATTCATTGTTATATTGTATCGGTCGAAGAGCCGCATCTTCGGGCGGCTTTTGGAAAAGCCTATGAGTCGTATTTGAGGCGGACCGCGCGATATTTCAGGTCGCCGTCTGGTCGGCGCAACGATGTAAACGAAAAATTATAA